A segment of the Sphingobacterium oryzagri genome:
GCCAAGTGTCATCCTTTTTTCGTTTCTGCAAGTCGTAAGCCAGATGGGGCTTTCCAGGCAGCCCACGTTATCAGAAACCATAGATATACTTACCGATCAACGCTGTTTAGCGGTTAAATACGTTAAGATTTCTTCCAATCGAGCCTGCGTTTCTGTCGTTTTTAACCAATGAATGGCCACGCCATCTTTCTCCATTTTCCGGAAGAAAGTCATTTGCCGTTTGGCATAACGGTGGATTTCTGTTTCTAGCTTAGTCGTGAAATTGCATTTACTTAGCTCGCCCAGCAGATACAGGGAGCTGTATTTATATTCTAAACCATAGTATTGCAAATCTTGATGCGTTAGTCCCCTATTTAAGAGACCTTCAACTTCTTCGAGCAGACCTTCGGCTATCCTTTCTTGCAGGCGCGCTGTGATATGCTGGCGGCGCAGGGCTACATCGGGATCCAAACCAAATAGGTGTGCATCGTAGTGTGGTCGGCTTTGACTCGGCTTAAAGCCCGCTTGAAGGGCTTCGAGAATTTCTATTGCCCGAATAAGTCGTTTATGCGAACTGTGATCGATTTGAAAGTCTGTAGGAATCTGGTATGTTTGCAATTGTGCGATAAGTTCCTGCTTTCCCTGCGGCAACAAACGTTCTCGGAGTGCCAGATCGATCGGAACCTGGATGTAAGGTTGGGAAACAAATAACGAATGGAGATACATGCCCGTTCCGCCAACGGCTATTGCTTTCTTATCGTTGGTAATTATCTGATGGAAGGCTTCGTCAAAATCTTGTTGAAATTGAAAAATGTCGTAACGATCTTGCGGATCGCGAATATCGATCAGATGGTGAGGGATGTTTCCATACGAGGCGAGATCTTTGCCTGTGCCAATGTCCATTCCGCGATATACCTGGCGCGAGTCTACACTGATAATTTCACCAGATATTTCTTTAGCAAGCGCAACGGCAAGGGCCGTTTTTCCGGCTGCCGTGGGCCCCAAAATGCTGTATAAAAAATCAGGTGGAAGTTTCGCTTCCACCTGACCTGTTTTTTTATGATTAGGATTGTGCGTTATCACAGCACAAATTTAGTCCATTTTTCATTGCTTTCATTACTCGCTACAACATTCTGTACGAAGGCCATCCCGCGTACACCATCTTGTACCGATGGGAAATCCAATTCCTCGGCTGTCGGCGTTCTTCCTTCGCGTTTTGCGCTCGCTGTCGCCGCAAAGTTCCGGTAAATGTTTGCAAAAGATTCGAGCAAACCTTCCGGGTGACCGGCAGGAATGCGGGTATTATGCGTGGCAAACGAACTTAGCGTATACGGCGCCGCGTAAGCATTTCCTGTACGGTAAATTTGACGCGGTTGATCCAGCATCTTAATAATCAAATTGTTCGGATCTTCATTCGCCCATTCTAAACCGCCCTTTTCTCCGTATATACGGAGTCTTACGGCGTTCTCTTCCCCAGCAGATATCTGCGAAGCCATGAGCACACCTTTCGCTCCGTCTTCGAAACGCAATAAGACCGCTCCGTCATCGTCAAGCAAACGTCCTTCAACGAATGTCGTTAGATCGGCGCACAGCTCCGTGATGCGCAAGCCGCTTACGTATTCAGCCAAATGGGCAGCATGTGTACCAATATCGCCCATTACGAGCGACAACCCTGATTTTTTAGGATCTGCACGCCAAGCAGCACCAGAATTTCCTTCTTTTTCGGAAAGGCGGCTTAACCAACCTTGCGGATACTCGACAACGATCTTGCGAATCTTGCCAAAATGGCCATCTTTAACCATCGCTTTGGCTTGTTTTACCATGGGATAACCTGAATACGTATGCGTTAAACAAAGCGTTCTTCCGGTTTTTTCGACGATAGCTTCCAGTTCTTTAGCCTCATCCAGCGTGACGGTCATTGGCTTTTCAACAACAACGTCAAATCCGTTTTCTAGCGCTAACTTAGCCGGGCCAAAATGCAAAAAGTTAGGCGTAACGATGGTTAAAAAGTCCATACGCTCTCCCTCTGGAAGTGCAGACTCTTTACTGATCATTTCTTCGTAATTGGCGTACACTCGATCGGGCGCAATAAATAGATCCTCTCCAGATTGTCTGGAAACTTCGGGGTCGACACTAAACGCGCCACATACCAATTCTATTTTTCCGTCCATAAAGGCTGCGATACGGTGGACAGCACCAATGAAGGCATCTTTTCCTCCGCCAACCATACCCATACGTAATTTACGTTTCATAAGATTGTCTTAGTTTAAGGTTTTTTCTAAGGCTAAATATACGTATCCCAAGTGGGTTTTCATAATGTCAGCAGCAACTTTGTACTGCCCGAGTTATAGCTTAAATAGCCATTAGGATAGTCTCTACGAAGGTTTCCCAGCGTTGCCGCGTCCTTAAAAACATGGCGCTTACCGGCCGTTATCCAGTAGGATTGTGGAGGCAAAAGTCCTTTTTCCTCAAAACCCAATGTGCGCAAATTAGAGTCTTGCGCCCAATCCCGATCGACGTAGGTCATGATATCATCGGGATGAAAATCTTGAGTAAAAGCCTTTAACAACTTGGATAGTCCACCGACTACACGGTAGCCAGACTTATGGCAGAAGCGAAGCAACTCAAACGAGCGATAGTCTGCATGTTGGTCGCGCATGTGCCTGCCGCCACTAAACAGCGCGATGGATACCAGTTCGCCGGCGTAAAATAGTCCGTAACGATATTTTCCAGGTATGGGTGCTTGCAGGTGGTGTTCGGCGATAAAGTCTAAACTAACGCGTTTGTCGACGCGAGCAACCACCGTTTTGCGGGCGTAAATAATGATTCCGTGACCAAAGAGGCTCAACAAGCGGGCATAAATTTTTTCCGTATCGGCTAACAATACATCATAATCGATATGTATGGCACGCAGATGTTGCTGTTCGCAGCGTTGTTTTGCATCTGGCAAGTAAATGTAGATAACCAGGTCGAGCGCTGCCGGCGTTAGTGTAACGACGTTAGCTGTCGAGGATTGGTCAAACGTTGTTTGAAGCCCCGCTGCTAGTCGATCCGCGAATTGTTTGATTATTTCGGTTTCTAGTTGTCCCATCAGCAGACAAAGTTAGGAGAATCTAAATGGGTATAAATTTTTATTAATACCTTTGCGCAGAAATTAAAAAGTATGAAATTACCAATAGTAGCATATGGTGATCCTGTGTTGAGGAAAAAGGCAGAAGAGATTGATGAAGATTACCCAAATCTAAAGCAAATCATTGCTGATATGTTTGAAACGATGTATGCGGCACGCGGTGTGGGCTTGGCGGCGCCGCAGGTTGGCTTACCTATTCGTTTGTTTGTGATCGACGCTTCTCCCTTTGCAGAAGATGATGAAGATGGTGAGGGCGATCCATCGCTAAAGAATTTTAAGAAGGTATTGATAAATCCCATTATCCTGGAAGAAACCGGTGAAAAATGGGGATTTAGTGAAGGTTGTCTGAGTATTCCGGATATCACCGAAGAGGTGATGCGAGCTGAAAATGTATTGATCAACTATTTAGATGAAAATTTTGATGAGCAGGAAGTGTTGCTGAGTGGTTTGGCCGCGCGTATTGTGCAGCATGAATACGACCATATCGAAGGCAAGCTTTTTGTCGATAAATTAGGCCCGTTAAAAAAAGCAATGCTTAAAGGCAAACTAGATGCTATTTCCAAAGGCATGGTACGTGTAGGATATAAAATGAGATTCCCACAGCAAAAGAAGAAAAGATAGCCTACAAGCTATCTTTTCTTCTTTTGCTACCTTCCTCCTTCCATTTTTTAAAAGCGATCTCGTACAAGAGCGTTATCCACCGATTACAGGCAGCGAAAGTTTAAATTTTACGGCGACTAAACGAATACAGGAAATAATAAGGGCGGATAAGAACGCGTTAACCGTGCTATCAACTCCAACTGCGCCCAATAGTACATATAAAATTGCGCCCGAAAGACAGGCTGTGGCATAGATTTCTTTTCTAAAGATCAGCGGCGTTTCATTCATCAGGGTGTCGCGGATTACCCCACCCATCACTGCTGAAAACATACCTAAGATGATCGCTGCAATCTCCGAACTTTCGTTTACCAATGATTTTTGCACACCAACAATACAGAAAAATCCTATACCGATTGCATCGAAAAAGGTTAATGTACGTGCAAGTCGGTCTAGGCGATTGTTTGCGACGACCGAAATCGTTACCCCAATTAATATGGCGATGAGATAATTGCCATCATCAACCCATACCGGCCTTAGGTTTAAAAATACATCGCGAAGCGAGCCTCCACCAATTGCGGTAACAAAGCCCGTAAAAGTAGCGCCAAATATATCAATATGTTTGCGATTAGCAGCCATTGCTCCCGAAATCGCAAAAAACATAGTTCCTAACAAGTCAATAGCATATATGATCGTCATCGGCGGATGGAGCTTTTTAGCAATTATACGCAAAAATATATTTTTTCAAAAAGTTGTCCAGACGATTTATGCGTAATAATAATGCCCCCAAAGGTTTCTTAACTTTTGGGGGCATGGCAAACAGCGTTGATTTATTTACAGTGCTGTATGATGTACTAATTATCCTTTGCCTGAACCTTTTTTTCTTTCATCTGCTGTTCAACTTTCTCTTTCCATGCTGCCGAATCGTAATATTCGGCTATTTTCTTCGCGTTTTCTTCTATTTTACTTAGTTGATTCTTCCACTCAGGCGAATTATAATATGCTTCTACTTTTTTTGCGCTTTCTTCGATTGTGGCAATTTGTGCTTTCCATTCGGGTGAATCGTAGTAAGCTTCCACCTTTCTCGCATTTTCTTCGATTTTAGCGATTTGCGCTTTCCATTCTTTTGAATTATAGTACTCTTCTACGCGCTTCGCGTTTTCCTCGATCTTAGCAATATGCGCTTTCCATTTTGGACTGTCGTAATAGGCTTCTGCTTGGCGAATGGATTGCTCTTCAATCTTTGCAATATGCGCTTTCCATTCTGGAGAATTATAGTATTCTTCAATTTTTTTCGCATTAGCCTCTACATTTGCAATATGTTCTTTCCACTGCGGTGTATTAAATTGCTCTTGTATACGTGCCGCATTTTTGCTCAGCTCGATGATGTGGGCCTCTGCAATTGGTGCTGCTGGAGCGGCAATTATGCATACACTGTCTTTCGTTTGGTGCACGAAGCTAGCCATCTTTGCTTTTTTGCTGCTGTCTTGTGCAACGCGCGCGGCCACAGCGGAAACAAAAACGTGTTCTTTTGAAATGGTATCGACGTTATCGATGATGTGCTGGGCGGTATCAACCGTCGCTATTTCTTTTTTATCTGCCGGCGCGATCCATGCTATCGCGACGAGCGCCAAGCTGCCTAAAGAAAGCGCAAGCAAGTGTTGTTTAACATACATATTTTTCTTTTCCATTTTTGTAATCCGTTGAATTCTGTGTAATAGATGATAGTTTTTTCCGGTTGCGGCCATGGCATAAGCCGGAGCCGCCTGATGGCTGTTAATCTCCACCGACATTAAAGCCTGTGCATAAGCTATCGGAGAGGCAACCCATTTTACGACGATATCGTCGCAAGCGTGTTCGCGTTCTGCCGCGATATGTCTCGATAATAACCAAGTAAACGGGTTGAAAAACAGCGTGGTTTCGATAATAACTTTCAATAGATTCAACAGGTAATCGTGCCGTTTAATGTGTGCCAGCTCATGAATGAGAATAGATTCAACCTGTTTCAAATCCAAGTTGTTTACTAAGGCAACCGGGAATAATATAATGGGTTTCAAATGGCCAAGTGTTAACGGGACAGATACTTTTTCAGATAAGAAAAATTGGATATCGCCGGGAAGGCGCAGCTTCGTTTTAATTTTTTGAAAAGATTCCTGCCATAGACTCGGGGCATCTTGGAGGCCGGTAGTCTTCAAATAGCGGAGTTTCGATAAGCTGTTCGTAAATAAAATCAATTGGACAAATAATCCGATGATGTATAAGGAGGCAAACCAAGGAAACATCGGTTCTAAAACCTGAAGCATAGGGGTGGCCGTCTCCGTGTAAACCATATTTCCAGCAGGAATATCCGATAGTACAACAACATGGTCGGTCTGCGAAAAATCAAGGTAATGGTAAAATGTAGATAAGAAAGCGATAAAAACCGCCAGCTGCGCTGAAAATGCCATTGCATACTTTTTTCGCGCATTTAACTTCGGAAATGCCACGTAGAAAAGGCATAGCAGGCTGTAAAGCAACAGTCCCTGCCATATCGAATGGACAATGCTCCATCCTAGCGCATGTGTGATGTTTTGAAATAAACTGTTCATAGCTTATGTGTTTTCAAGGTTTTTTAGGTAAGCTTTTATTAAATCGATTTCTTCTTTGCTGGCACGTTCATTTCCGAGCGCCTGCATAACTAAGCGAGCAGTAGAACCATTATAGACGGCGTCAATCATCTTGTCTAAAAATTGATGCTGCGTTTGTTCTTTACTAAGCAAAGCTTTATATAAGTGTGTTTTTGCAGAGCTGTCGCGGCTCACCATTGCCTTATCATGCATAATTTGCATCAGTTTAAGCGTAGTGGTATAACCTACGTCCTTCTTATCTAATTGTTCGTGGACATTTCTTACGCTGCTCTCCCCCTTTTCCCAAAGAATCTGCAATATTTCCATTTCACTATCTGTCGGCTTCATCATGATCTACGAATTTGTTCGTAGATCAAATGTACGAAGAGTTTCGTATATTCAAAATTTTTCTTTAATTTTTTTCCTACGTGGATTAGCATTTGTCATGTTAGACACAAGCCGCCTATCATTTCTACGAAATTTTTATCTTATTCTTTGGTTTGGTTTTGTGACAGGTTTGGTTTGTATATGTAGATATATTATTTAAATATTCAACCTTCCTAAAGCGTTTTATGCCCTATAAAAATGAATGTCTCGGTTTGTAAAAGTTTGTTAGCAAAAATATCTTGCAGTCTTCCAGTGTCTTGCGTTGTTTCGCGAAGAAATAAGTGCAGAAAGGTTGCAAGATATATGCCAAAGTTTCTATCTTTGCACCACTCCGCAAGGGAGGGACGATTGAAAAGCGCATACTGGAAGAAGGAAAAATCCTTTATTGAAGGGTGTTTCCACGGTAGCAAGCTCTACAAAGAGCAGTAAAAAAAAGTTCAACTTTATTTTGCGAGACCGAAAAAATCTTCTACCTTTGCAGTCCCAACGAAACGGAGGGAAACAACAAGATAGCTCAAGCCACGCAGGTGGTAAGACATATAAAAGGCCAAAGCGCGACGCGGCGGCGATAAAAGTTCTTTAAGAAAGATGATCATGTAGCGTAACGAGTAGTCGGAAGATGAAAGTTATACAATAACAAGAAATCAACCTGTCAATTCGGATCGTAAGATATAACAAAAAACGATTCCGGTTATTTATTAGTAAATAGCCTGGTATCGAACAATTCATTAATTACAATGGAGAGTTTGATCCTGGCTCAGGATGAACGCTAGCGGCAGGCCTAATACATGCAAGTCGAACGGGATCTGAGGGTAGCTTGCTACCCGATTTGAGAGTGGCGCACGGGTGCGTAACGCGTGAGCAACCTACCCATATCAGGGGGATAGCCCGGAGAAATTCGGATTAATACCGCATAAGAATGTATTAACACATGTTAAAGCATTTAAATATTTATAGGATATGGATGGGCTCGCGTGACATTAGCTAGTTGGTGAGGTAACGGCTCACCAAGGCGACGATGTCTAGGGGCTCTGAGAGGAGAATCCCCCACACTGGTACTGAGACACGGACCAGACTCCTACGGGAGGCAGCAGTAAGGAATATTGGTCAATGGGCGGAAGCCTGAACCAGCCATGCCGCGTGCAGGATGACTGCCCTATGGGTTGTAAACTGCTTTTGTCGAGGAATAAACCTATCTACGTGTAGATAGTTGAACGTACTCGAAGAATAAGGATCGGCTAACTCCGTGCCAGCAGCCGCGGTAATACGGAGGATCCGAGCGTTATCCGGATTTATTGGGTTTAAAGGGTGCGTAGGCGGGATTTTAAGTCAGGAGTGAAAGACGGCAGCTTAACTGTCGCAGTGCTTTTGATACTGAAGTCCTTGAATACCATTGAAGATGGCGGAATGAGACAAGTAGCGGTGAAATGCATAGATATGTCTCAGAACTCCGATTGCGAAGGCAGCTATCTAAGCGGTGATTGACGCTGATGCACGAAAGCGTGGGGATCAAACAGGATTAGATACCCTGGTAGTCCACGCCCTAAACGATG
Coding sequences within it:
- the miaA gene encoding tRNA (adenosine(37)-N6)-dimethylallyltransferase MiaA gives rise to the protein MEAKLPPDFLYSILGPTAAGKTALAVALAKEISGEIISVDSRQVYRGMDIGTGKDLASYGNIPHHLIDIRDPQDRYDIFQFQQDFDEAFHQIITNDKKAIAVGGTGMYLHSLFVSQPYIQVPIDLALRERLLPQGKQELIAQLQTYQIPTDFQIDHSSHKRLIRAIEILEALQAGFKPSQSRPHYDAHLFGLDPDVALRRQHITARLQERIAEGLLEEVEGLLNRGLTHQDLQYYGLEYKYSSLYLLGELSKCNFTTKLETEIHRYAKRQMTFFRKMEKDGVAIHWLKTTETQARLEEILTYLTAKQR
- a CDS encoding Gfo/Idh/MocA family protein, with protein sequence MKRKLRMGMVGGGKDAFIGAVHRIAAFMDGKIELVCGAFSVDPEVSRQSGEDLFIAPDRVYANYEEMISKESALPEGERMDFLTIVTPNFLHFGPAKLALENGFDVVVEKPMTVTLDEAKELEAIVEKTGRTLCLTHTYSGYPMVKQAKAMVKDGHFGKIRKIVVEYPQGWLSRLSEKEGNSGAAWRADPKKSGLSLVMGDIGTHAAHLAEYVSGLRITELCADLTTFVEGRLLDDDGAVLLRFEDGAKGVLMASQISAGEENAVRLRIYGEKGGLEWANEDPNNLIIKMLDQPRQIYRTGNAYAAPYTLSSFATHNTRIPAGHPEGLLESFANIYRNFAATASAKREGRTPTAEELDFPSVQDGVRGMAFVQNVVASNESNEKWTKFVL
- the def gene encoding peptide deformylase; this translates as MKLPIVAYGDPVLRKKAEEIDEDYPNLKQIIADMFETMYAARGVGLAAPQVGLPIRLFVIDASPFAEDDEDGEGDPSLKNFKKVLINPIILEETGEKWGFSEGCLSIPDITEEVMRAENVLINYLDENFDEQEVLLSGLAARIVQHEYDHIEGKLFVDKLGPLKKAMLKGKLDAISKGMVRVGYKMRFPQQKKKR
- a CDS encoding trimeric intracellular cation channel family protein, which translates into the protein MTIIYAIDLLGTMFFAISGAMAANRKHIDIFGATFTGFVTAIGGGSLRDVFLNLRPVWVDDGNYLIAILIGVTISVVANNRLDRLARTLTFFDAIGIGFFCIVGVQKSLVNESSEIAAIILGMFSAVMGGVIRDTLMNETPLIFRKEIYATACLSGAILYVLLGAVGVDSTVNAFLSALIISCIRLVAVKFKLSLPVIGG
- a CDS encoding M56 family metallopeptidase — protein: MNSLFQNITHALGWSIVHSIWQGLLLYSLLCLFYVAFPKLNARKKYAMAFSAQLAVFIAFLSTFYHYLDFSQTDHVVVLSDIPAGNMVYTETATPMLQVLEPMFPWFASLYIIGLFVQLILFTNSLSKLRYLKTTGLQDAPSLWQESFQKIKTKLRLPGDIQFFLSEKVSVPLTLGHLKPIILFPVALVNNLDLKQVESILIHELAHIKRHDYLLNLLKVIIETTLFFNPFTWLLSRHIAAEREHACDDIVVKWVASPIAYAQALMSVEINSHQAAPAYAMAATGKNYHLLHRIQRITKMEKKNMYVKQHLLALSLGSLALVAIAWIAPADKKEIATVDTAQHIIDNVDTISKEHVFVSAVAARVAQDSSKKAKMASFVHQTKDSVCIIAAPAAPIAEAHIIELSKNAARIQEQFNTPQWKEHIANVEANAKKIEEYYNSPEWKAHIAKIEEQSIRQAEAYYDSPKWKAHIAKIEENAKRVEEYYNSKEWKAQIAKIEENARKVEAYYDSPEWKAQIATIEESAKKVEAYYNSPEWKNQLSKIEENAKKIAEYYDSAAWKEKVEQQMKEKKVQAKDN
- a CDS encoding BlaI/MecI/CopY family transcriptional regulator, translated to MMKPTDSEMEILQILWEKGESSVRNVHEQLDKKDVGYTTTLKLMQIMHDKAMVSRDSSAKTHLYKALLSKEQTQHQFLDKMIDAVYNGSTARLVMQALGNERASKEEIDLIKAYLKNLENT